The following DNA comes from Fusobacterium sp. FSA-380-WT-3A.
AAACGCTGAAAGTACTTGGGGGGCAGCCCTCTGGGAGGATAGGAACTTGCCAACTTTTTAATTTTTTGGAAGAAATAGAGAGAGAAAATATATATTTAAATATTAAATGAAAAGCTGTGAGTAAAGAGTTATAGAATAGTCTATAGCTTTTTTTATTATTTGTTTAATATTTAAGGGGAAATTAATTATGGAAACATTAATGAAAAATTATTAAAAAATGAAAATTTTATTTTAAAAATTTATGATATAGAGGATTAATTTATTAAATAAAATAAATTATTTTTTATATTAACTATATTAATAGTTAATGAGAGTTATTTAATTTTAACTTATGGATTTTGAAGAAGAAAGAAAAATTCAGAAGTATTGTTTCGACAAAAAATAATAAATAATATTATTAAAATTAATTTGAATAGATATTATTATAGAATAGTATAAATCAAAATATAAAAGAGTTTTAGTAGCTTTTTATTACTCTTTGGAGAAATCATCAACTCTTTTATTAAAAATATAAAATTAACTCTAGATTTAGTTGATAGAAAAATTTATTTTAGAATTATGAAATTAAATTATCTAAAAAAATAATTAATAATAATGTAATAGTTGAATAAACTATTATTGTTAAAAATATTAATTTTCTAAAATATTTTATATATATGAACATTGAGATTTTCTAGAAAAGAAAGAGAATAGTTAAAAAATATATAAAAATATTTAAATGAAACTGAAATAAAATTTTTAAAATTAAAGGAAAGGGTTAATATAATTTATAAAATTATTAATTCTTATGGAGATAGAAAATTTAATAATTATAGATTAAAGAAAATATATGAAAAAAATTATAGAAAGAAATATTTATAAGAGAATGAAAATGAAATTAAATAAAAGAAAATATATATAAAATTAAAAAATTTTTAAAAATAAAAAAATATGAAATCTAAAATTTTAATGTAAGATAATTATAAGAATTTTATGAGAAGAATTTTTATATAATAGTTATTTTTATGATATTTTTAGATTAAAAGTTAGAGTAGTATTTTATAGAAATTTTTTTGTTATTAAATAATAATAAAAAATCAAGGTTTTAAAAGTTATTTTAAAGTAAAAATAAATATAGAAAAATGTTATTAAAACTTTTATAATAAAAATTAAATAAGAGAAAAAAGAGGAGAAATTTGATAAAAAATAGAAAATTTTATTTTTTAGAGAAGAGATTATAGTTTGAAAAATAAAAGTATATGATATAATATATGAAAAAATTATAAAAAGGAGAAAAATGAAAAAGGCTGTAGGAATAGTAGTAGAATATAATCCATTTCATAACGGACATAAATATCATTTAGATAAAGCAAAAGAGTTGGGTAATATAGTGATAGGAGTAATGAGTGGAGATTATCTTCAAAGAGGTGAACCAGCTTTTATTAATAAATGGAGTAGAGCAGAGATAGCTTTAAAAGAAGGAATAGATATATTATGTGAATTGCCAAGTTATTATTCTACTCAAAGTGCGGAAATTTTTGCAAAATCTTCAATAGGAATATTAAAAAATTTAGGAGTGAGTACTATTCTTTTTGGTTCTGAAAGTTCAGATATAGAAAAATTAAAAAAAATATTAGAGTTAGAAAAAAATGAAGAATTTAATGAAGAAATAAAAAGAAATTTAGATAGAGGAATTTCTTATCCAAATGCTTATAGTTTAAGTATAAAAAAATTTTTTGAAGAGGATATAGAAATTAATTCAAATGATATATTAGGGATTGAATACTTGAGAGCTATAAAATATTATGATGAAAAAATTGAAGCTAAAACTTTAAAAAGAAGAGCGGGCGGATATTATTCACAAAAAGAAGAAAATAATATTATGAGTGCTACTGGAATAAGAAAATTAATGTTTGAAAATAAAAATATAGAAAATTTAGTAACTACAAATTCATTTGAGGTTTTAAGAAATCAAAGATTTACTAAAATAACAGAATTTTATCCATTAATAAGATATGCAATATTAACTAAAAAAGATAAATTATCTGATTATCAAGATGTAGAAAATGGATTAGAAAACAGAATCTATGAGATGGCTTTAAAATATGAAAATTATCAGGAATTTTTTAATAATCTTATTACTAAGAGATATACAATAGGAAGAATACAAAGAATATTGATTCATATTTTATTAGATATAACAAAAGAAGATACTAACTATTTAAAGGAAAATATACCTTATATAAGAATTTTGGGATTTTCTAAAAATGGAAGAGAATATTTAAAAAATATAGAAAAAAATAATGATATAAAAATATTAACTTCTTTTAAAAATATAAAAAAAATATTAAAAGAAAATGAAATAAAATTTTTAGAACTAAATGAAAGAGCTAGTATAATTTATAAAATTATTAATTCTTATGAAGATAGAAAAATTCCGATAATTACAGACTAATAAAAATATATGAAAGGAGGATTGTAGAAATAAATATTTATATTTATAATACAATAAAAAATGAAGTTAAATAAAAAAGTACAAGTTCTATATGGAATAGGAGTCAGTTATGCAATAGTAGACCAAATTTTTGCTCAGTGGTTAATTTATTTTTATCTCCCAACAGAAAGTTCTGGTCTAAAACCAATATTAACTCCTACTTTATTGTCAATAGCTTTGGCTATTTCAAGAGTAGTGGATATGATAACAGACCCAACAATAGGATATTTATCAGATAAAATAAATACTAGATGGGGAAGAAGAATACCATTTATAGCTATTGGAAGTATTCCTTTAGGAATTACAACAATTGCATTTTTTTATCCCCCAATCAGTAGTCAAATGAGTTCATTTATATATTTATCCATAGTGGGTT
Coding sequences within:
- a CDS encoding nucleotidyltransferase, with translation MKKAVGIVVEYNPFHNGHKYHLDKAKELGNIVIGVMSGDYLQRGEPAFINKWSRAEIALKEGIDILCELPSYYSTQSAEIFAKSSIGILKNLGVSTILFGSESSDIEKLKKILELEKNEEFNEEIKRNLDRGISYPNAYSLSIKKFFEEDIEINSNDILGIEYLRAIKYYDEKIEAKTLKRRAGGYYSQKEENNIMSATGIRKLMFENKNIENLVTTNSFEVLRNQRFTKITEFYPLIRYAILTKKDKLSDYQDVENGLENRIYEMALKYENYQEFFNNLITKRYTIGRIQRILIHILLDITKEDTNYLKENIPYIRILGFSKNGREYLKNIEKNNDIKILTSFKNIKKILKENEIKFLELNERASIIYKIINSYEDRKIPIITD